A window of the Acanthochromis polyacanthus isolate Apoly-LR-REF ecotype Palm Island chromosome 10, KAUST_Apoly_ChrSc, whole genome shotgun sequence genome harbors these coding sequences:
- the kctd12b gene encoding BTB/POZ domain-containing protein KCTD12b, with translation MALPDSGISGEEVPFPEIIELNVGGQVYITRYSTLTSVPDSLLWEMFSQKSAKGLARDTKGRFFVDRDGFLFRYILDYMRDQQLVLPDHFPERGRLQREAEFFNLPELVKLLAPKISKQNSLGDEGCQSDPEDSSPGIDTARNLSSLGAAAAACASLVPGGMDSKRSGFITIGYRGSYTLGRDSHTDAKFRRVARIMVCGKTSLAKEVFGETLNESRDPDRPPERYTSRYYLKFTFLEQAFDKLADAGFHMVACNSTGTCAFAHEQTDDKIWTSYTEYVFYRE, from the coding sequence ATGGCTTTACCGGATAGTGGCATCTCCGGGGAGGAAGTACCCTTCCCAGAGATCATAGAGCTCAATGTTGGCGGCCAAGTGTACATTACCCGCTACTCCACCCTCACAAGTGTGCCGGACTCGCTGCTGTGGGAGATGTTCAGTCAAAAGTCAGCCAAAGGACTGGCGAGGGACACCAAGGGTCGCTTTTTTGTGGACCGGGATGGTTTCCTGTTCCGTTACATCCTGGACTACATGCGGGACCAGCAGCTGGTTCTTCCGGACCACTTTCCCGAGCGCGGCCGTCTGCAGAGGGAGGCCGAGTTCTTCAACCTGCCGGAGCTCGTCAAGCTGCTGGCCCCCAAAATCAGCAAGCAAAACTCCCTGGGTGACGAGGGATGCCAGAGTGACCCAGAGGACTCCTCACCTGGGATTGACACGGCCCGTAACCTCAGCTCCCTGGGTGCCGCCGCTGCTGCCTGTGCCAGCCTGGTGCCCGGCGGCATGGACAGCAAGCGGTCCGGGTTCATCACCATCGGCTACCGAGGCTCGTACACCCTGGGCCGTGACAGCCACACCGACGCCAAGTTCCGCCGGGTGGCACGGATCATGGTGTGTGGGAAGACCTCCCTGGCCAAAGAGGTGTTTGGGGAGACACTGAACGAGAGCCGCGACCCCGACCGCCCCCCTGAGCGCTACACGTCCCGCTACTATCTCAAGTTCACCTTCCTGGAGCAGGCTTTTGACAAGCTGGCAGATGCGGGCTTTCACATGGTGGCCTGTAACTCCACAGGAACCTGCGCCTTTGCCCATGAGCAGACGGACGACAAGATCTGGAC